The sequence CGGGCGAGCAGATCGCTCCGTGAGAACTCCGACGAGGGCTCCCTGGTCATCGACCACCGGCGCACCACCGATCTGCTCGCGCAGCAACAGTAGGCAGGCCACGTGCAGCGGTGTGTCCTCGGGCAGTGCGATCAGGTCCGGCGTCATGAGGTCGCGCACCCGCAGCCCCCAGCGAGGGACGCGGCCATGTCCCGGTCGGGACCGCCCGGCTGAGCTGAGCTCGCCCGCCCGCAGAACCCGGTGAGCGGTCACCCGGGTGGCGTCCCGGACGCCGAGCGGAGGCTCGTGCACTTTTGTGGCTCGCCTCGGCGTGACACATCCCGACG comes from Egibacteraceae bacterium and encodes:
- a CDS encoding CBS domain-containing protein, coding for MRDLMTPDLIALPEDTPLHVACLLLLREQIGGAPVVDDQGALVGVLTERSARPRGGAPKAGAEVLAEAIPL